The Candidatus Methylacidiphilales bacterium genome has a window encoding:
- a CDS encoding CsiV family protein: MKKYFYFFFTLAIISIPCMAADTNQLESTFYGKYVVFENVGNLDYRDIEENELHYCESSQQLPQNQIPQNQTTDTNPAPLNVNVEINQEFGPEIELFFNDFNHSLINLQKNTQYRLIDQFQWQVTMLGTETTELVKISSGMTMGGENRPIPDNSECLLVSEKNQLHELHGTVELVSGKYFHAFNNFQFSKITDQGLKIYNIQETRKISSDNLYYLDHPRFGILYKIISEKSIARKQKK, translated from the coding sequence ATGAAAAAATATTTTTACTTTTTTTTCACCCTCGCCATAATCTCAATTCCATGCATGGCGGCTGATACCAACCAACTAGAAAGTACATTTTATGGTAAATATGTAGTTTTTGAAAATGTAGGTAATCTTGACTATAGAGACATTGAAGAAAATGAATTGCATTATTGTGAAAGTAGCCAACAGTTACCACAAAATCAAATACCACAAAATCAAACGACAGACACAAACCCTGCTCCACTTAATGTGAATGTGGAAATTAACCAAGAATTTGGCCCTGAAATAGAGCTCTTTTTCAATGACTTTAACCATTCATTGATTAACTTGCAAAAAAACACTCAGTACAGATTAATTGACCAATTTCAATGGCAGGTAACAATGCTTGGAACAGAAACTACTGAACTTGTAAAAATATCAAGCGGTATGACGATGGGTGGTGAAAATAGACCTATTCCAGATAATTCAGAATGCTTACTGGTTTCTGAGAAAAATCAACTCCATGAGTTGCATGGCACAGTAGAGTTGGTATCGGGTAAATATTTTCATGCGTTTAACAACTTTCAGTTTAGCAAAATTACCGATCAAGGACTGAAAATCTACAATATCCAGGAAACGAGGAAAATATCTAGTGACAATTTATATTATCTTGACCATCCAAGATTCGGGATACTTTATAAAATAATTAGCGAAAAGAGTATTGCTCGGAAACAGAAGAAATAA
- the eno gene encoding phosphopyruvate hydratase has protein sequence MSIINSVIGLEILDSRGNPTVEAEIQLKSGAIGRASVPSGASTGSKEAVELRDTGSKRFAGRGVLRAVSHINTTIAKEINNNQFNFQSELDTMLIQLDGTTNKNSLGANALLAVSLAFARAQAMELGCDLALHVSKQGPMSMPMPMFNFINGGAHANNNLSIQEFMIIPVGAQTFSEAIQWGAEIFYALKKIINDLGYLTTVGDEGGFAPPLRSNQEALSILCQAVELAGYSLKNQIAFALDCASTEYYNENEKTYQIDPNTQISSEQHVDYLSELCNLYPIISIEDGMSELDIFGWKLLTSRLGSTTQLVGDDLFVTNEKIFQEGINQKLANAILIKVNQIGTLTETLNTIALAKKNSYKTIISHRSGETEDTFISDLAVGIDAKQIKTGSLSRTDRTAKYNQLLRLERRYKISLANDFK, from the coding sequence ATGAGTATTATTAATTCAGTCATTGGCTTGGAGATACTCGACTCAAGAGGAAATCCTACAGTAGAAGCTGAAATTCAATTGAAAAGTGGAGCGATAGGAAGAGCCTCAGTACCATCTGGAGCTTCAACTGGAAGCAAAGAGGCGGTTGAGCTTAGAGACACCGGCTCTAAGAGATTTGCAGGTAGAGGTGTTCTTCGAGCAGTATCGCACATTAACACAACTATTGCAAAGGAGATTAATAACAATCAATTTAACTTTCAATCTGAACTTGATACAATGCTTATTCAGCTTGATGGAACTACTAATAAAAATTCACTAGGCGCTAATGCTTTACTTGCCGTTTCACTAGCATTTGCCCGTGCTCAAGCAATGGAACTAGGTTGTGACCTTGCGTTACATGTATCAAAACAAGGTCCAATGAGTATGCCTATGCCTATGTTTAATTTTATTAATGGTGGTGCGCATGCAAATAATAATCTAAGTATTCAAGAATTTATGATAATTCCAGTAGGTGCACAAACTTTTTCTGAAGCGATTCAATGGGGTGCTGAAATTTTTTATGCATTAAAAAAAATTATTAATGATTTGGGTTATTTAACTACAGTTGGCGATGAAGGTGGTTTTGCACCTCCGCTTAGATCGAATCAAGAAGCGTTAAGCATACTTTGCCAAGCAGTAGAATTAGCAGGGTATTCATTAAAAAATCAAATAGCTTTTGCTTTGGACTGTGCAAGCACCGAATATTATAATGAGAATGAAAAAACCTATCAAATTGATCCTAACACACAGATTTCATCCGAACAACATGTTGACTATCTTTCAGAACTTTGTAATTTATATCCTATAATTAGTATAGAAGATGGTATGAGTGAACTAGATATTTTTGGTTGGAAACTACTTACATCGAGATTAGGTAGCACTACTCAACTTGTCGGAGATGATTTGTTTGTAACTAATGAAAAAATATTTCAGGAGGGAATTAATCAAAAGCTTGCAAATGCTATTCTTATTAAAGTAAATCAAATTGGGACATTAACTGAGACGCTTAACACAATCGCACTGGCTAAAAAAAATTCGTATAAAACAATCATATCTCATAGAAGTGGTGAAACAGAAGATACTTTTATCAGTGATTTAGCAGTTGGGATTGATGCTAAACAAATAAAAACTGGCTCACTTTCACGAACCGATCGAACCGCTAAGTATAATCAGTTATTAAGACTCGAGCGTAGATATAAAATTTCATTAGCCAATGATTTTAAGTAA
- a CDS encoding septum formation initiator family protein, whose product MILSKLKLGYRALLQVATSQVFIFWLLVLITVANVYHITLGKKGILYTAVVKKEIASIEHTILSLQDEIKKLKNEIYAIQSKNNLDLRYEDYARRNLGMVKKNELFIQLYNLDEQPTSRRP is encoded by the coding sequence ATGATTTTAAGTAAACTAAAATTAGGGTATCGTGCATTGTTACAAGTAGCAACATCCCAAGTCTTCATCTTCTGGCTGTTAGTTTTGATTACTGTTGCTAATGTGTACCATATCACCTTAGGAAAAAAAGGTATTTTGTATACTGCAGTAGTAAAGAAAGAAATAGCGTCAATTGAACATACGATTTTGTCGTTACAAGATGAAATAAAAAAATTAAAAAATGAAATATATGCAATTCAATCCAAAAATAATCTTGATTTAAGATATGAAGATTACGCCAGAAGAAATTTAGGTATGGTGAAAAAAAATGAGCTTTTTATTCAGCTTTACAATCTCGATGAGCAACCAACTTCTAGACGCCCCTAA
- the ispF gene encoding 2-C-methyl-D-erythritol 2,4-cyclodiphosphate synthase, translating to MRVGQGFDIHRLAPNHRLVIGGVFIDSELGCVAHSDGDVLIHAICDALYGAMGEEDIGSHFPDSDIKYKNMPSEVFLLSATQLLKEKGYTILNLDTTIIIEKPSLKQYKTPIKNNLATILKIHQSLISIKAKTAETLGLIGNNQAVCAFATLLIKDAD from the coding sequence ATGCGTGTAGGCCAAGGGTTTGATATTCATAGACTAGCCCCCAACCACCGTTTAGTTATTGGGGGCGTGTTTATAGATTCTGAGCTTGGTTGTGTTGCTCATTCTGATGGTGATGTTTTAATCCACGCAATTTGCGACGCACTGTATGGAGCAATGGGTGAAGAGGATATAGGATCGCATTTTCCAGATTCAGATATTAAATATAAGAATATGCCAAGTGAAGTTTTTCTTTTAAGTGCCACTCAATTGCTTAAAGAGAAAGGGTATACAATTTTAAATCTTGACACTACCATTATTATTGAAAAGCCTTCCCTTAAGCAATACAAAACCCCTATCAAAAATAATCTAGCAACAATTTTAAAAATCCATCAATCGTTAATTAGCATTAAAGCAAAAACTGCTGAAACGCTTGGACTAATTGGAAACAATCAAGCTGTCTGCGCGTTTGCGACATTGTTAATAAAAGATGCTGACTAA
- a CDS encoding 2-C-methyl-D-erythritol 4-phosphate cytidylyltransferase translates to MSNQLLDAPNWVVIPASGIGQRFLAKQPKQYVVIHDKEIITHTIHSLNEIFRPSKIIIPISKLDNNFSKIKNIPPNVHTINGGVTRQDSVMNSLEYLKNFAKPNEWVIVHDAVRPVFSWDLREELIKIENHPYGGHFAIPITDALKKIDLDGAIVPVNRSEFYLSQTPQVFRFEHLYHSLSLACSHKLVFDDEVSAIHYAGYHSVLLTGSVKNIKITYQHDITIASLYLCV, encoded by the coding sequence ATGAGCAACCAACTTCTAGACGCCCCTAACTGGGTGGTTATTCCAGCCTCTGGAATCGGGCAGCGTTTTTTAGCCAAGCAACCAAAACAGTATGTTGTTATTCACGATAAGGAAATTATTACACACACCATCCATTCATTAAACGAAATCTTTAGGCCAAGCAAAATTATTATTCCAATTTCTAAATTAGATAATAATTTCAGTAAGATAAAAAATATCCCTCCAAATGTCCACACTATAAATGGAGGTGTAACCAGACAGGATTCAGTTATGAATTCGCTTGAATATTTAAAGAATTTTGCTAAACCAAATGAATGGGTAATCGTCCATGATGCTGTACGACCTGTATTTTCTTGGGATCTTCGAGAAGAGCTCATTAAGATTGAAAACCATCCGTATGGTGGTCATTTTGCTATACCGATTACAGACGCTCTGAAAAAAATAGACTTAGATGGGGCGATTGTTCCAGTTAATCGAAGTGAATTTTATCTATCACAAACACCTCAAGTATTTAGATTTGAGCATTTATACCATTCACTTTCTTTAGCCTGCAGTCATAAGTTGGTTTTTGATGATGAAGTCTCCGCTATTCATTATGCAGGGTATCATTCAGTGCTTTTAACTGGTAGTGTTAAAAATATAAAGATAACATATCAACATGATATAACTATCGCTTCATTATACCTATGCGTGTAG
- the nagZ gene encoding beta-N-acetylhexosaminidase: MLTNFLIVGVQGYNLSQVEKNMLSHPSVLGVILFSRNYKNPEQLKQLTCEIHLLRANSPLAIFVDQEGGRVQRFKDEFIIIPPMEFLVKSISTSSPSIRDCAWCISTQLRYYGIDANFAPVLDLQHSRSVIIGDRAFSRDPFIAGSSALEYMQGMMQAGMPATGKHFPGHGYVIPDSHNTLPVDERFLHQIYADLLPFQLVIANQLPMIMTAHIVFDKIDSLPVTLSPWWLSYFLRIICSYQGVIVSDDLEMNALEGFGTIGDRINLALQAGCDWLLVCNSQPTIELAIQFSSTLKPNHKQEKMFQFKAALDQSEIKTDRFLKTKKFISSVSEQYSFR; encoded by the coding sequence ATGCTGACTAATTTTCTCATTGTTGGTGTTCAAGGCTACAATCTAAGTCAAGTGGAAAAGAATATGTTGTCCCATCCTTCTGTGCTAGGGGTTATCCTTTTTTCGAGAAATTATAAAAACCCAGAACAATTAAAACAATTGACTTGTGAAATACATTTATTGCGTGCAAACTCACCCCTAGCTATATTTGTAGACCAAGAAGGAGGGCGTGTCCAGAGATTTAAAGACGAGTTTATCATTATTCCCCCAATGGAATTTTTGGTAAAATCTATTTCCACCTCGAGCCCATCGATAAGAGATTGTGCTTGGTGTATTTCTACCCAGTTAAGATATTATGGAATAGATGCTAATTTTGCTCCTGTGCTTGATTTACAACATAGCCGTTCGGTGATTATAGGCGATCGTGCTTTTTCTCGTGATCCTTTTATTGCCGGATCAAGCGCGCTTGAGTATATGCAAGGGATGATGCAGGCCGGTATGCCTGCTACCGGTAAACATTTTCCAGGCCATGGCTATGTAATTCCTGATTCTCACAATACACTTCCTGTCGATGAACGATTTTTACATCAAATCTATGCCGATCTACTACCATTTCAATTGGTCATTGCGAATCAGCTACCAATGATCATGACTGCTCATATCGTTTTTGATAAAATTGACTCATTACCAGTTACTCTCTCTCCTTGGTGGCTGTCATATTTTTTAAGAATAATCTGTTCATACCAAGGTGTGATAGTGAGCGATGATTTGGAGATGAATGCATTGGAAGGGTTTGGCACCATTGGTGATCGCATCAATCTAGCATTACAAGCAGGTTGTGATTGGCTTCTTGTATGCAACTCACAACCAACAATTGAATTAGCTATCCAGTTTTCTTCAACGCTGAAACCAAATCATAAACAGGAAAAAATGTTTCAATTCAAAGCAGCACTCGATCAATCAGAAATAAAAACTGATAGATTCTTAAAGACCAAAAAATTTATTTCTTCTGTTTCCGAGCAATACTCTTTTCGCTAA
- the kdsA gene encoding 3-deoxy-8-phosphooctulonate synthase, with the protein MNTIPFMVEKKQYPNKIVKVDTINIGNLSKIVLIAGPCAIESKDLAIETAGYLQQVTSKLNISFIYKSSFDKANRSSHLSPRGVGIEHGLSILEDVKKTFNIPVLTDVHEDSPLAEVASVVDVIQTPAFLCRQTNFITRVASLGKPVNIKKGQFMSPWDMKQVILKIIATNNHDVMVCERGASFGYNNLISDPRSITVMKSFGYPVIFDATHSVQLPGAQGTASGGVREFVPTLARAAVANGVAGVFIETHPDPVSALSDGANAWPMYQIEELLKQIIAIDNVIKDKQHHEYY; encoded by the coding sequence ATGAATACTATTCCTTTTATGGTTGAAAAAAAACAATATCCTAATAAAATTGTAAAGGTCGACACTATTAATATTGGTAATTTGTCAAAGATTGTACTTATTGCAGGTCCTTGTGCGATTGAAAGTAAAGATTTGGCAATAGAAACAGCGGGTTATTTACAACAAGTAACTTCTAAGTTGAATATTTCATTTATATATAAATCATCTTTTGATAAAGCTAATCGCTCGTCACATCTCTCTCCTCGTGGTGTGGGAATAGAACATGGTTTATCAATACTTGAAGATGTAAAAAAAACTTTTAATATACCAGTCTTGACTGATGTTCATGAAGATTCTCCACTTGCAGAAGTTGCTTCAGTTGTCGATGTAATTCAAACCCCAGCGTTTCTTTGCAGGCAAACCAACTTTATTACGAGAGTTGCATCATTAGGTAAGCCAGTTAATATAAAAAAAGGTCAATTCATGTCACCTTGGGATATGAAACAAGTGATTTTAAAGATTATTGCAACTAACAACCATGATGTAATGGTATGTGAAAGAGGGGCATCTTTCGGCTATAACAACTTAATCAGCGACCCTCGAAGTATAACTGTCATGAAATCATTTGGATACCCGGTTATTTTTGACGCGACACATTCAGTTCAGCTTCCCGGCGCACAAGGAACTGCTTCTGGTGGGGTTCGTGAATTTGTACCAACACTTGCAAGAGCTGCAGTGGCTAATGGCGTAGCAGGTGTTTTTATTGAAACACATCCCGATCCAGTTTCCGCTTTGAGTGATGGTGCAAATGCCTGGCCAATGTATCAAATAGAAGAATTGCTAAAACAAATAATTGCAATTGACAATGTGATAAAAGATAAACAACACCATGAGTATTATTAA
- a CDS encoding TonB-dependent receptor → MKNIIMFLMIGFITQLSFASEVKNATNSIEEVVVTALGREVSLQGAPASVQVFTQSKIQDSGIQKVGDFISLSPGVSLVHTAEIQDTQVSIRGLNGARDSESNFALVVDGVLLTNPGAFNRELIDLQQIEVLKGPQGALYGRNAIAGAIIINTAKPDPSGYQGSTKITFGNNNSLLLQQVINTPFSDDFAAKFAFSSRKTDGFYKNTYLNKKVIDNLNDDNFLARFTGVISSDTTADFKIGFGKATGPAISFNASVQLPQASAFYSSIGSPAAPFLYEDVNLHNFDYQSNIESKNNSDNFNFSMKFDVDTGNNESFVFMLAFNDQKNKLLADGASAAFSTYFGTTSCQDTSGQVNSGLLPSFPLPFGTASTYPNVGFYPPYSVTTCDGYQYQQRDQRDITLDLRYKSDPSLDTLWTVGMSIYQINRHVIVAQGEDFGTGVPFEGFSPQTDLLFNDKYKSDVLAFYTSLNFKVDTTFDILMDLRYDQEKRSATNNVSPSFNTGLNPQGHGFLNPGLTVINTGITNSANYKSIPSKSKTFEQFQPKIGFSVHPKDNVNFYGNIGVGFRSGGFNSLGTEATINQYYCPAGKTPSPTLPITMGGASPCFTGYGVFNIPGIQLKIFNVKDEYKKEVSTSGELGLKLFLNNGDVTLDISTYKTIVDNLQFFNFLVGPYGLLRVITNIDQASINGFEFAGEFKVGSGIMLNLAYSRIKSKIDKNTNRPYTEGNLVPFAPVQSYTLGVQYKDYITKGVKIIIKGDYNFTGDTWFGEVQENNRNDEIPNQFTQYGFGFSGMEKTKRDGFGLVNARIGFEWDSGFAVTLWADNLLNTQYLAEIIPAPEFGGSFIHQGSSRSVGLEISAKY, encoded by the coding sequence ATGAAAAATATTATAATGTTTTTGATGATTGGTTTTATAACTCAGTTATCATTTGCAAGTGAAGTTAAAAATGCAACTAACTCAATTGAAGAGGTTGTAGTTACAGCACTTGGAAGAGAAGTTTCACTACAAGGTGCGCCTGCTTCAGTACAGGTATTCACCCAATCAAAAATACAAGATAGTGGTATTCAAAAAGTAGGTGATTTTATTTCACTTTCTCCCGGTGTGTCCTTAGTTCATACTGCCGAAATCCAAGACACCCAAGTATCCATCAGAGGGCTTAATGGGGCTAGAGACTCTGAATCAAATTTTGCATTAGTAGTTGACGGGGTTTTGTTAACTAATCCGGGTGCGTTTAATCGTGAGTTAATCGATTTACAACAAATTGAAGTTTTAAAAGGACCTCAAGGTGCTCTATATGGTAGAAATGCAATTGCTGGGGCGATTATTATAAATACCGCAAAGCCTGACCCTTCAGGATATCAAGGTTCAACTAAAATAACTTTTGGTAATAATAACTCACTACTGCTCCAACAGGTTATTAACACACCATTCAGCGATGATTTCGCTGCTAAATTTGCTTTTAGTAGTAGAAAAACTGATGGTTTTTATAAAAATACCTATTTAAATAAAAAAGTTATTGATAATCTTAATGACGATAATTTCCTAGCAAGATTTACAGGAGTCATTTCAAGCGACACTACTGCAGATTTTAAAATTGGATTTGGTAAAGCCACTGGCCCAGCTATTAGTTTTAATGCTTCTGTACAATTACCCCAAGCATCTGCCTTTTACTCTTCAATAGGGAGTCCCGCAGCTCCTTTTTTATATGAAGATGTAAATTTACATAATTTTGATTATCAATCCAATATAGAATCTAAAAACAATTCTGACAATTTTAATTTTTCAATGAAATTTGATGTGGATACAGGAAATAATGAATCGTTTGTCTTCATGTTAGCATTTAACGATCAAAAAAATAAACTTTTAGCTGATGGTGCAAGTGCTGCGTTTTCTACTTACTTTGGCACTACTTCATGTCAGGACACTTCAGGTCAGGTTAATAGTGGTTTATTACCTTCGTTCCCTTTACCTTTTGGTACGGCTTCCACCTATCCTAATGTAGGTTTTTACCCCCCATATTCTGTAACTACTTGTGATGGATACCAATATCAACAAAGAGACCAACGAGATATAACATTAGACTTACGATATAAGTCTGATCCTTCACTTGATACATTATGGACGGTCGGAATGTCTATATATCAAATTAACCGCCATGTTATAGTTGCTCAAGGAGAGGACTTTGGCACTGGAGTACCATTCGAAGGGTTTAGCCCACAAACTGATTTGCTCTTTAATGATAAGTATAAAAGTGATGTTCTTGCCTTTTACACTTCATTGAATTTTAAAGTAGATACCACATTTGATATTTTAATGGATTTAAGATACGACCAAGAAAAAAGATCAGCAACAAATAATGTATCTCCTAGTTTTAATACAGGTTTAAATCCACAGGGACATGGTTTCCTGAATCCAGGATTAACTGTCATCAATACAGGTATTACTAATTCAGCTAATTATAAGTCAATACCATCAAAAAGTAAAACGTTTGAACAATTCCAACCAAAAATTGGCTTTAGTGTTCACCCAAAAGACAACGTTAATTTTTATGGTAATATTGGAGTAGGTTTTAGAAGTGGTGGTTTTAATTCACTAGGAACTGAAGCTACAATCAATCAATATTATTGTCCCGCAGGTAAAACTCCTTCGCCAACCCTTCCTATAACTATGGGTGGAGCTTCTCCTTGTTTTACTGGTTATGGAGTTTTTAACATACCTGGAATCCAACTAAAAATATTTAATGTTAAAGATGAGTATAAAAAAGAAGTTTCTACTTCTGGTGAACTGGGTTTAAAACTTTTTCTAAATAACGGTGATGTTACTTTGGACATATCTACATACAAAACTATAGTAGACAATCTCCAGTTCTTTAACTTCTTGGTTGGGCCTTATGGATTATTGCGTGTAATCACTAATATTGATCAGGCAAGTATTAATGGATTTGAATTTGCTGGTGAGTTTAAAGTTGGCTCAGGGATAATGTTAAATTTAGCATATTCTAGAATTAAATCAAAAATAGACAAAAACACTAATCGTCCTTACACTGAGGGAAATCTCGTGCCTTTTGCCCCTGTACAGTCCTATACTTTAGGTGTTCAGTATAAAGATTATATTACTAAAGGAGTTAAAATTATAATCAAAGGTGATTATAATTTTACCGGCGATACCTGGTTTGGCGAAGTACAAGAAAACAATAGAAATGATGAAATCCCAAATCAATTTACTCAGTATGGTTTTGGTTTTAGTGGTATGGAAAAAACAAAACGAGACGGTTTTGGTTTAGTAAACGCTCGTATTGGCTTTGAGTGGGATAGCGGTTTTGCAGTTACTCTTTGGGCAGACAATCTATTGAATACCCAATATTTAGCGGAAATTATCCCAGCCCCTGAATTTGGTGGATCTTTTATACATCAAGGCTCATCTAGATCTGTAGGGTTAGAAATATCAGCTAAATATTAA
- a CDS encoding CTP synthase — protein MAKQSNKIIFITGGVVSSLGKGICTASLGALLSAHGLKISILKMDPYLNVDPGTMSPFQHGEVFVTSDGAETDLDLGNYERFTGVKMYRENNLTTGQVYSTVIANERRGDYLGATVQVIPHITDEIISRIKKNASSVDVLLVEVGGTVGDIESLPFLEAIRQISLDPEIGFQNTCYVHLTLVPHLHAADEVKTKPTQHSLSTLRSIGIQADFVICRSEKTIDDSNLKKIAMFSNLNPSSVISIGYYQTIYEIPLALQQQNLNRAVLNRLNLPQTVCKIDPWIDLVKRTKKVKNSIATIYLIGKYIDNGSAYLSLIEALKHAGLVTETNVNIESIDSESITNVEMLSFLHNKKNIGIVIPGGFGIRGIIGKKLAISHARINHIPILGICLGLQLMLIESLQSNGIIPDATSTEFDQSTTSPVVSLISEWKTEHGIKKQTFNSDKGSSMRLGSYKCRLKSGSKIHDIYQQDIISERHRHRYEVNPFYEKEISQSGLMITGRDVDNNLIEVIESVNHPWFVGVQFHPEFQSNPFTGNAIFNNFIKTIAQS, from the coding sequence ATGGCAAAACAGTCAAATAAAATTATTTTTATTACTGGAGGTGTAGTTTCTTCATTAGGAAAAGGCATTTGCACCGCTTCTTTGGGTGCCTTACTTAGCGCTCATGGATTAAAGATATCAATACTTAAAATGGACCCATATTTAAATGTAGACCCAGGTACCATGAGCCCGTTTCAACATGGCGAAGTTTTTGTTACTTCTGATGGAGCTGAAACTGACCTAGACTTAGGTAATTATGAAAGGTTTACAGGTGTGAAAATGTACAGAGAAAATAATCTTACTACTGGTCAAGTGTATTCTACAGTAATCGCTAATGAACGAAGGGGTGATTATTTAGGAGCCACTGTCCAAGTGATACCCCATATAACAGATGAAATAATCAGTAGAATAAAAAAAAATGCTTCTTCAGTTGATGTATTGTTGGTAGAAGTTGGTGGTACTGTTGGGGATATAGAATCGCTACCATTTCTTGAGGCCATTCGACAGATATCTCTAGATCCTGAAATAGGTTTTCAAAATACTTGTTATGTGCATTTAACCTTAGTTCCACATTTGCATGCCGCTGATGAAGTTAAAACTAAACCAACTCAACATTCTTTATCCACTTTGCGCTCCATAGGTATTCAAGCTGATTTTGTCATTTGCAGATCAGAAAAAACCATAGATGACAGTAACTTAAAAAAAATTGCTATGTTTTCTAATCTTAATCCAAGTTCAGTTATTAGTATCGGGTATTATCAAACAATTTATGAGATCCCTTTAGCGCTTCAACAACAAAATTTAAACCGAGCGGTGCTCAATAGATTGAATCTTCCTCAGACTGTATGTAAAATCGACCCATGGATAGATCTTGTGAAACGCACAAAAAAAGTAAAAAACTCAATAGCTACAATTTATTTAATCGGTAAATATATTGATAATGGTTCAGCGTATTTATCATTAATCGAAGCTTTAAAACATGCTGGCTTAGTTACTGAAACAAATGTAAATATTGAGTCCATAGATTCTGAATCAATTACGAATGTAGAAATGTTATCTTTTTTACACAACAAAAAAAATATAGGAATAGTAATACCTGGCGGTTTTGGAATTCGTGGAATTATAGGAAAAAAACTTGCAATTTCGCATGCTAGAATTAATCACATACCTATTTTAGGAATTTGCTTAGGTTTGCAGTTAATGTTAATAGAATCTTTGCAGTCTAATGGTATTATTCCAGACGCAACTAGCACTGAGTTTGATCAGTCAACAACTTCCCCTGTTGTGAGTTTAATTAGCGAATGGAAAACCGAACATGGTATAAAAAAACAAACATTCAATAGTGATAAAGGATCGAGTATGAGATTAGGTTCATATAAGTGCAGATTAAAAAGCGGAAGCAAGATTCATGATATTTATCAACAGGATATTATTTCTGAGCGACATAGACATAGGTACGAAGTAAATCCATTTTATGAAAAAGAAATATCACAGTCGGGATTAATGATAACAGGTAGAGATGTGGATAATAATTTAATTGAAGTCATAGAAAGCGTAAATCATCCTTGGTTTGTTGGCGTGCAATTTCACCCAGAATTTCAATCCAATCCTTTTACTGGAAACGCCATTTTTAATAATTTTATTAAAACAATAGCTCAATCATGA